In one window of Tenacibaculum mesophilum DNA:
- a CDS encoding endonuclease III domain-containing protein, whose product MTKAEKVQFVIDTLKELYPETPIPLDHKDPYTLLIAVLMSAQSTDARVNTITPLLFERADNPYDMVKLTVDEIREIIKPVGLSPMKSKGIHGLSKILIEKHNGEVPVDMDALEELPAVGHKTASVVMSQAFDIPAFPVDTHIHRLMYRWNLSNGKSVAQTEKDAKRLFPKELWNKLHLQIIYYGREYSPARGWKLENDIITRTVGRKSVIDDYNKKKA is encoded by the coding sequence ATGACGAAAGCAGAAAAAGTCCAGTTTGTTATAGATACTTTAAAAGAATTATATCCTGAAACTCCCATCCCTTTAGACCATAAAGACCCATACACCTTGTTGATTGCTGTATTGATGTCTGCTCAAAGCACCGATGCACGTGTAAACACCATTACTCCTTTATTATTTGAAAGAGCTGATAATCCGTACGACATGGTAAAGCTTACTGTTGATGAAATTAGAGAGATTATCAAACCAGTTGGCTTGTCTCCTATGAAATCAAAAGGAATTCACGGTTTATCGAAAATTTTAATTGAAAAACATAATGGTGAAGTTCCTGTTGATATGGATGCTTTAGAAGAATTACCTGCAGTAGGACACAAAACTGCTAGTGTGGTAATGTCGCAAGCTTTTGATATTCCTGCTTTTCCTGTAGATACCCATATTCATAGATTAATGTATCGTTGGAATTTATCTAACGGAAAAAGTGTTGCACAAACTGAAAAAGATGCAAAACGTTTATTCCCTAAAGAATTATGGAATAAATTACACTTACAAATTATTTATTATGGACGTGAATATTCTCCTGCTCGAGGTTGGAAGCTAGAAAATGATATTATCACTAGGACAGTTGGAAGAAAATCGGTAATAGACGATTATAATAAAAAGAAAGCATAA
- a CDS encoding RNA polymerase sigma factor: MQHIVDDSVLVKNYINGNEYAIELLIKRHQQRLYSFIYSKVQNRDTTEDIFQDTFIKVIRTLKKGNYNEEGKFLPWVMRIAHNLIIDFFRKNNRMPTFNNTEEFDIFSVLSDGTLNAEGKIIKEQILNDVKELVEELPEEQKEVLKMRIYNDMSFNEISENTGVSINTALGRMRYALINLRKIIEKNKIILVS, encoded by the coding sequence ATGCAGCACATTGTAGATGATAGTGTATTAGTAAAGAACTATATAAATGGTAATGAATATGCCATAGAATTATTGATTAAACGCCACCAACAACGACTTTATAGCTTTATTTATAGTAAAGTACAAAATAGAGATACTACAGAAGATATTTTTCAAGACACCTTTATAAAGGTTATAAGAACGCTAAAAAAAGGAAATTATAACGAAGAAGGTAAGTTTTTACCATGGGTAATGCGTATTGCTCATAATTTAATTATTGATTTTTTTAGAAAAAACAATCGCATGCCTACGTTTAATAATACAGAAGAGTTTGATATTTTTTCGGTATTAAGTGATGGAACTTTGAATGCAGAAGGAAAAATAATAAAAGAACAAATATTAAATGATGTTAAAGAATTAGTTGAAGAGTTGCCCGAAGAACAAAAAGAGGTTTTAAAAATGCGTATTTATAACGATATGAGTTTCAATGAAATATCAGAGAATACTGGCGTTAGTATAAATACAGCACTTGGTAGGATGCGTTATGCTTTAATTAATTTGAGAAAAATAATTGAAAAAAATAAAATTATCTTAGTTAGTTAA
- a CDS encoding alpha/beta hydrolase: MSLQHIVREPKTSNANPPLLILLHGYGSNEQDLFSFAEELPDDLLIISARAPHDMGYGGYAWYAINFDSVNGKFSDLKQAAESVDKIASFIDEIKQKYNTNPDKTFLLGFSQGAILSYALSFKYPNKVQHVVALSGYINEELLPTEIDNSITTDYYISHGTVDQVLPIDWARKAPIILKDLKLKNEYSEYPVGHGVAPQNFYSFKNWIVERL, from the coding sequence ATGAGTTTACAACATATTGTAAGAGAGCCTAAAACCTCTAACGCTAACCCTCCTTTATTAATTTTATTACACGGATATGGTAGCAACGAACAAGATTTATTTTCATTTGCAGAAGAATTACCAGACGATTTATTAATTATAAGTGCCAGAGCTCCTCATGATATGGGTTATGGTGGTTATGCTTGGTATGCTATAAATTTTGATTCAGTTAACGGTAAATTTTCTGATTTAAAACAAGCAGCTGAATCAGTTGATAAGATTGCTTCTTTTATAGACGAAATCAAACAGAAATACAATACCAACCCTGATAAAACATTTTTATTAGGATTTAGCCAAGGAGCTATTTTAAGTTATGCGCTAAGTTTTAAATACCCTAACAAAGTACAACATGTAGTTGCTTTAAGCGGTTATATTAACGAAGAGTTATTACCTACTGAAATAGACAACTCTATTACAACAGATTATTATATTTCTCACGGAACTGTAGATCAAGTCCTTCCTATAGATTGGGCACGTAAAGCTCCTATTATACTGAAAGACTTAAAGTTAAAAAATGAATATTCAGAATACCCCGTAGGTCACGGAGTAGCTCCTCAAAACTTCTATAGTTTTAAAAACTGGATCGTGGAAAGACTATAA
- a CDS encoding linear amide C-N hydrolase: protein MCTRIFNNFSAENNYLTTARNMDWATQMPTTIFAFRVTPQNPMLKCGTEIENEHSLIWEAQYSSIVTMVGTKAPFGASDGINSQGLVANLLYDSGASYNREDGSSCKNLDVLRWVQFVLDTCCSVSEVVVKFSKEAETQIQLIGGKVPGSNKKASLHLAVSDLHGKSAIIEVHNGNYIIYEDPEFRVMTNEPSYAKQIELNQFWRWQWNDKNNFPSNTLPGGPFPSDRFARASYYLNHLYDTTSNSDSLTQSKSVVMNASVPVNFKSTLEKYPNIAQTLWTSVASHNNLTYYFCNARTMGEIYMDLNKMNDFPSAVSKLIVVSENDEHEFINHELYGYQNENFTKTVDPFAMTAVLADK, encoded by the coding sequence ATGTGTACAAGAATATTTAACAATTTTAGTGCAGAAAACAATTATCTAACTACAGCAAGAAATATGGATTGGGCTACCCAAATGCCTACCACTATTTTTGCTTTTAGAGTTACTCCTCAAAACCCAATGCTTAAATGCGGAACAGAAATTGAAAATGAACATTCGTTAATATGGGAAGCACAATATAGCAGTATTGTAACTATGGTGGGTACCAAAGCTCCTTTTGGTGCATCTGATGGCATCAACTCTCAAGGACTCGTCGCTAATCTATTATACGACAGTGGTGCTTCTTACAATAGAGAAGATGGTAGCTCTTGTAAAAATTTAGATGTTTTAAGGTGGGTACAATTTGTATTGGATACTTGTTGCTCAGTTTCTGAAGTGGTTGTAAAATTTAGTAAAGAAGCTGAAACTCAAATTCAGTTAATTGGAGGAAAAGTTCCTGGTTCTAATAAAAAAGCTTCTTTACATCTTGCTGTTTCTGACCTTCATGGTAAATCTGCCATTATTGAAGTTCATAATGGAAATTACATCATTTATGAAGATCCTGAATTTAGAGTAATGACTAACGAACCTTCTTATGCCAAACAAATTGAACTAAATCAATTTTGGCGTTGGCAGTGGAATGATAAAAATAACTTTCCTAGTAATACTTTACCAGGCGGTCCCTTTCCTTCTGATAGATTTGCCAGAGCTTCTTATTATCTAAATCATTTATATGACACTACTAGTAATTCTGATTCTTTAACTCAATCAAAATCAGTTGTTATGAATGCTTCTGTACCTGTTAATTTCAAATCAACTTTAGAAAAATATCCAAACATCGCACAAACTTTATGGACAAGCGTTGCTTCTCACAACAACCTTACCTACTATTTTTGTAATGCTAGAACCATGGGAGAAATTTATATGGATTTGAATAAGATGAATGATTTCCCTAGTGCTGTTTCTAAACTTATTGTGGTTTCTGAAAACGATGAACATGAATTTATAAACCATGAACTATACGGATATCAAAACGAAAATTTCACAAAAACTGTTGATCCATTTGCTATGACAGCTGTACTAGCGGATAAATAA
- the bcp gene encoding thioredoxin-dependent thiol peroxidase, whose amino-acid sequence MTTLKIGDKAPNFESVDEKGNTVKLSDYTGKKLVLFFYPKASTPGCTAEACDLRDNYKTFLAKGYDVLGVSADSARRQQNFINKNELPFPLLADESKDVINAFGVWGPKKFMGREYDGIHRTTFVIDEKGVIEDVITKVKTKEHANQILK is encoded by the coding sequence ATGACAACACTAAAAATAGGAGATAAGGCACCAAATTTTGAATCAGTAGACGAAAAAGGAAATACTGTAAAGCTTTCTGATTATACAGGGAAAAAACTAGTATTGTTCTTTTATCCGAAAGCAAGCACACCTGGTTGTACAGCTGAAGCTTGTGACTTACGTGATAATTACAAAACGTTTTTAGCAAAAGGCTATGATGTTTTAGGGGTGAGTGCAGACTCAGCAAGACGTCAGCAAAACTTTATCAATAAAAATGAATTACCTTTTCCTTTATTAGCAGACGAAAGTAAAGATGTAATCAACGCTTTTGGTGTTTGGGGACCTAAAAAGTTTATGGGAAGAGAATATGATGGAATTCACCGTACTACTTTTGTAATTGATGAGAAAGGAGTAATTGAAGATGTAATTACGAAAGTAAAAACAAAGGAACACGCAAATCAGATATTAAAATAA
- a CDS encoding FAD-dependent oxidoreductase: protein MKTDIQEEINTLLRENIDNFLKEIQKSLPSNVTISTNWGSLDNVYEHYKNSHIFNRRLQFNPFVIVYCESPEDVQNTFKAAKNNKLPFKVRAGGHDHEGECTGTNIVLIDVSKMNYPEHDNEKVYIKNIDGEKIAHIRPGIRFKDLTSRLADQDVMIPHGTCATVGIAGFTMGGGWGPWTRKYGMCCERLVGATILLGNGEFAELNEKNGEIPDLLWALRGGGGMSYGIVTELRIKTFELPKILHRFNVVWNPYSDLNPDKVEENIPTIEVLKKWEEIIQPNNSPQLIGTNLKVSARSWDENTPIPYKTIYLNCQFNGYWEGDEISLREFIKDNFKGVLAVTDNMLTIEPATGADFEHKSNYGEHLMSSWDRESFNEIKLSMLPPELLMGTPLQPDLDLPAPHKITSRLVDKKGLGEEGHQKLIESLCSPLLNEHNRKNTITSYITLGAITGEFYKKHPETNSAFPYNDKQYTIQYQCWWEALDANMDPAIKKYIEEKIKNFQDNTLYDYTNRALDWIEVCRDFDIPNTSGAFISFKDSSIPTKTYFAQNYNELIRIKEQYSKDPYNHFRTRKTII, encoded by the coding sequence ATGAAAACTGACATTCAAGAAGAAATTAATACGCTACTTAGAGAAAACATTGACAACTTTTTAAAAGAAATCCAAAAGTCGTTACCTTCAAATGTAACAATATCTACAAATTGGGGGAGTCTAGATAATGTTTACGAACATTATAAAAATAGTCATATTTTCAATAGAAGATTGCAATTCAACCCCTTTGTAATTGTTTATTGCGAAAGCCCTGAAGACGTACAAAATACATTCAAAGCTGCAAAGAACAACAAGCTCCCTTTCAAAGTCAGAGCTGGAGGTCATGATCACGAAGGCGAATGTACTGGAACTAATATTGTGTTAATAGATGTTTCTAAAATGAACTATCCCGAACATGATAATGAAAAAGTTTATATTAAAAATATTGACGGAGAAAAAATCGCACATATTCGTCCAGGTATTCGTTTTAAAGACCTAACTTCAAGACTCGCTGACCAAGACGTTATGATTCCCCACGGTACTTGTGCTACTGTGGGTATTGCTGGCTTCACCATGGGTGGTGGCTGGGGACCATGGACTCGTAAATATGGCATGTGCTGTGAACGTTTAGTCGGCGCTACCATTTTGTTAGGAAACGGAGAGTTTGCAGAACTCAATGAAAAAAATGGTGAGATTCCTGATTTACTTTGGGCATTAAGAGGTGGTGGAGGCATGAGTTACGGAATTGTAACCGAACTTAGAATTAAAACTTTTGAACTACCTAAAATATTACATCGCTTCAACGTCGTTTGGAATCCGTATTCCGATTTAAATCCAGATAAAGTTGAAGAAAATATTCCTACTATTGAAGTGCTAAAAAAATGGGAGGAAATTATTCAACCTAACAACTCACCTCAACTTATTGGAACCAACTTAAAAGTGAGTGCAAGGTCGTGGGATGAAAACACACCTATTCCTTATAAAACTATCTATCTTAATTGCCAATTTAATGGGTATTGGGAAGGAGATGAAATAAGCTTAAGGGAGTTTATAAAAGATAACTTTAAAGGTGTACTTGCTGTTACAGATAATATGTTAACTATTGAACCTGCCACAGGTGCAGATTTTGAACATAAAAGCAACTACGGTGAACACCTAATGAGTTCATGGGACAGGGAGTCTTTTAATGAAATTAAATTATCCATGCTCCCTCCTGAGTTATTAATGGGGACACCGCTACAACCAGATCTAGATCTACCTGCACCACATAAAATAACTTCAAGACTTGTTGATAAAAAAGGTTTAGGAGAAGAAGGGCATCAAAAACTAATTGAAAGCTTGTGCTCTCCTCTATTAAATGAGCATAACAGAAAAAATACTATTACATCTTATATTACCTTAGGAGCTATTACAGGTGAATTTTACAAAAAACACCCTGAGACCAATAGTGCTTTTCCTTACAATGACAAACAATATACCATACAATACCAATGTTGGTGGGAAGCTTTAGATGCAAATATGGATCCAGCAATTAAAAAGTATATTGAAGAAAAAATAAAAAACTTCCAAGACAATACTTTATATGATTACACCAATAGAGCGCTAGATTGGATTGAAGTATGTAGAGATTTTGATATCCCAAATACCTCTGGCGCATTTATAAGCTTTAAGGATAGTTCTATTCCTACTAAAACATATTTTGCCCAAAACTACAATGAACTTATTAGGATTAAAGAACAATACTCGAAAGATCCTTATAATCATTTCAGAACAAGAAAAACAATAATATAA
- a CDS encoding methyltransferase domain-containing protein, with amino-acid sequence MTTKESECNIPGEINYKEHWNAAYVKNPTEKLGWFEESSKETIKLLKESNVPKDAKILNVGVGSSMLIDELVADGYLGLIANDLSENALTDVKNRLGENASKVNFIADNLVAPIKLHELEEVDVWNDRAVLHFFLKEEEQNAYFNLLKKLVKVNGFVIIAVFALDGAEKCCGLQLQRYNTEMLQEKLGNDFVLVNSFNHTFVNPYGGERPYVYTLFQRANK; translated from the coding sequence ATGACTACAAAAGAGAGTGAGTGTAACATTCCGGGAGAAATTAACTATAAAGAACACTGGAATGCAGCCTATGTAAAAAATCCAACTGAAAAACTAGGGTGGTTCGAAGAAAGTTCGAAAGAAACTATTAAATTATTAAAGGAATCTAACGTACCAAAAGACGCTAAAATCTTAAACGTTGGTGTTGGTTCGTCTATGTTAATTGATGAGCTAGTAGCCGATGGGTATTTAGGCTTAATAGCAAATGATTTATCTGAAAATGCACTAACCGATGTAAAAAATCGATTAGGAGAAAATGCATCAAAAGTTAACTTTATAGCCGATAATTTAGTGGCTCCAATCAAGTTACATGAGCTTGAAGAAGTTGATGTTTGGAACGATAGAGCGGTACTACATTTCTTTTTAAAAGAGGAAGAACAAAACGCTTATTTTAATCTACTAAAGAAGCTTGTAAAAGTAAACGGATTCGTAATTATTGCTGTTTTTGCTTTAGACGGAGCAGAAAAATGTTGTGGACTGCAATTACAACGTTACAATACGGAAATGCTACAAGAAAAATTAGGAAACGATTTTGTTTTAGTCAATAGTTTTAATCACACATTTGTAAATCCGTACGGAGGAGAACGTCCGTATGTTTACACATTATTTCAAAGAGCCAATAAGTAA
- a CDS encoding sterol desaturase family protein, whose protein sequence is MSNIFNQDILYYWSAPFFISVILIEMYFSYRAKAKNYDFKDTATNVYFALVNFSLDLLMKVVSFAIMGFCYQYRIIDWEGNMSWAYWLLAFIGQDFLYYIHHYVDHHSRFFWAVHVTHHNSEFYNISTGFRSPVLQPLFRYMFFLPLAFLGVMPLHIMFAYAMNQNYGTLCHTNFIKSKLGWWGYIFVTPSHHRVHHASNTKYLDKNMGMVLIIWDRIFGTFQAEEDETEYEKLRYGLTKPLEDKGPINIIFHEWKEIFNDFFKRKKNLPFTTRLKYVFMPPGWSHDGSTKTSRELQKELASATEVIKPTEEFRVSPQKIKVE, encoded by the coding sequence ATGAGCAACATATTCAATCAAGATATATTATACTACTGGAGTGCTCCTTTCTTCATTTCAGTAATTTTAATTGAAATGTACTTTAGTTATAGAGCTAAAGCTAAAAACTACGATTTTAAAGACACAGCTACTAATGTTTACTTTGCTTTAGTTAACTTTAGCTTAGATTTACTAATGAAGGTTGTTTCTTTTGCCATTATGGGATTTTGTTATCAATACAGAATTATCGACTGGGAAGGTAACATGTCATGGGCATATTGGTTATTAGCTTTTATTGGTCAAGACTTTTTGTACTACATACACCATTATGTAGATCATCATTCACGATTTTTCTGGGCTGTACACGTAACACATCACAACTCTGAATTTTACAACATTTCAACTGGTTTTAGATCTCCAGTTTTACAGCCTTTGTTTAGGTATATGTTCTTTTTACCGTTAGCTTTTCTAGGTGTTATGCCGTTGCATATTATGTTTGCATATGCCATGAATCAAAACTACGGAACCTTATGTCATACTAACTTTATTAAAAGTAAATTAGGTTGGTGGGGATATATTTTTGTAACTCCTTCTCATCACAGAGTGCATCATGCTTCAAATACCAAATACCTTGATAAAAATATGGGAATGGTCTTAATTATTTGGGATCGTATTTTTGGAACTTTTCAAGCTGAAGAGGATGAAACTGAATATGAAAAATTACGTTATGGTTTAACCAAACCATTAGAAGACAAGGGACCTATTAACATTATCTTCCATGAATGGAAAGAAATTTTTAACGACTTCTTTAAACGAAAAAAGAATTTACCTTTTACAACACGACTAAAATACGTGTTTATGCCTCCAGGATGGAGTCATGATGGTAGCACTAAAACAAGCAGAGAATTACAAAAAGAACTTGCCTCCGCTACAGAAGTAATAAAACCTACAGAAGAATTTAGGGTAAGTCCACAAAAAATAAAAGTCGAGTAA
- a CDS encoding dihydroorotase → MTTLLKSATIIDASSPYHQQTKDILITDGIITKIDNNIASEENYQVVELDNLHVSPGWFDTSVSFGEPGYEERETLQHGVQVAAKSGFTHVAINPNTHPIVDNKSAIEFLINKVNGAATSIHPIGALTQQSKGVEMSEMYDMQQSGAIAFGDYNKPVSNDNLLKIALLYAQNFDGLVLSFPKNNLIAGEGVANEGKNSTLLGLKGIPALAEEIQISRDLFLLEYTGGKLHIPTISTAKSVQLIKEAKEKGLDVTCSVAVHNLVLTDDELHGFEANKKVNPPLRTEEDKKALIQGLKEGIIDIITSDHNPIDIEHKKVEFSTAKDGTIGLESAFGALNTVLDLETIINCLSNNPRKRFNVELASIKEDEKASLSVFTPDGAYTFSEQNIVSTSKNSIFLGKKLEGKVYGIYNNSQLILNS, encoded by the coding sequence ATGACAACGCTGCTTAAATCGGCAACAATAATAGATGCTTCTAGTCCTTACCACCAACAAACTAAAGATATTTTAATTACCGACGGTATTATTACCAAAATTGACAACAACATTGCTAGTGAAGAAAATTATCAAGTTGTAGAGCTTGATAACCTTCATGTATCTCCAGGTTGGTTTGATACGAGTGTTTCTTTTGGAGAACCGGGTTATGAAGAGCGAGAAACCTTGCAACATGGTGTACAAGTAGCGGCTAAAAGTGGATTTACTCATGTAGCTATCAATCCAAACACTCACCCTATAGTTGATAATAAATCAGCCATAGAGTTTTTAATTAATAAAGTAAACGGAGCTGCAACTAGCATTCATCCTATTGGAGCCTTAACACAGCAAAGTAAAGGTGTTGAAATGTCTGAAATGTACGACATGCAACAATCAGGTGCTATTGCTTTTGGTGATTATAACAAACCCGTTAGCAATGATAATTTGTTAAAGATAGCATTGTTATATGCTCAAAATTTTGACGGATTGGTACTAAGCTTTCCTAAAAACAATTTAATTGCTGGTGAAGGTGTTGCTAACGAAGGTAAAAATAGTACGCTTTTAGGATTGAAAGGAATTCCTGCACTTGCAGAAGAAATTCAAATTTCTCGCGATTTATTTTTGTTAGAATATACAGGAGGTAAATTACACATTCCTACTATCTCAACTGCTAAGTCTGTTCAACTTATAAAAGAAGCAAAAGAAAAAGGCTTAGATGTAACGTGTAGTGTTGCTGTACATAATTTAGTTTTGACAGATGATGAACTACATGGCTTTGAAGCTAATAAAAAAGTAAATCCTCCCCTACGTACAGAAGAAGATAAAAAAGCTCTAATACAAGGTTTAAAAGAAGGAATTATTGATATAATTACATCAGACCATAATCCTATAGACATTGAACATAAAAAAGTAGAGTTTTCTACTGCAAAAGACGGTACTATTGGTTTAGAAAGTGCTTTTGGAGCGCTAAATACTGTATTAGATTTAGAAACTATCATCAACTGTTTATCTAACAATCCTAGAAAACGTTTTAATGTTGAATTAGCTTCCATAAAAGAAGATGAAAAAGCTAGTTTGTCTGTTTTTACCCCTGATGGAGCATATACTTTCTCAGAGCAAAACATTGTTTCTACCTCAAAAAACAGTATCTTTCTAGGGAAAAAACTAGAAGGAAAAGTTTATGGTATTTACAATAATAGTCAACTAATTTTAAACTCATAG
- a CDS encoding BatA domain-containing protein has translation MQFKHPEILYFLAFLLIPILVHLFQLQRFVKVPFTNVAFLQKLVLQTRKSSRIKKWLILATRLLLLTALIFAFAQPYFSNHKANEEQHFFMYLDNSLSTSAVGEKGNLLQIATQEIIENSTEKTKYSLLTNDHFYANKTASELKEELLKTTNTAKSRDLADVFLKMTSEHKSITSSSKNIVISDFQNIKKEEIDNAPENTSFVKLVPEQKSNISIDSVFVDDNGGSNFNVHIVVRNQGNAKNDIPIAIYNNDKLLNKQTFSIEENKTTEVTFSVVKTPMFLGRIAINFNDTYGFDNSFYFTINANEKINVLAIGESNNFLQRIYTKEEFNFTSSTLQNANYNLIDKQHLIVLNELESIHETLLNSLENYTKKGGNLVIIPNKESVLSSYNNFFGKLNTGRLLSKKNDSLKVTSINYNHPLLKNVFEKKVANFQYPFVKTSFNSEFKNASNIVSFENKQGFIKQINLPNASMYWVAAPLNKDNSNFTNSPLIVPVFYNIGKQSLQLSELYYTIDKQNTIDIDKQLGKDEVLNIVTNKGSFIPLQQTFQNKTRITTKDQPLVAGFYQIQQGNNVLRNVAFNYNKSESALDFLTFSEANDMTISTSVKNTLENINDENKIQWLWKWFLGLAIVSLLLEILILKFFKP, from the coding sequence ATGCAGTTTAAACATCCTGAGATTTTATATTTCTTAGCTTTTTTACTCATTCCTATTTTGGTACACTTGTTCCAACTACAGCGATTTGTAAAAGTTCCGTTTACCAATGTAGCTTTTTTACAAAAGTTAGTGTTACAAACACGTAAAAGTTCTCGTATAAAAAAATGGCTGATTTTAGCTACTCGTTTACTGCTACTCACTGCCCTTATTTTTGCTTTTGCTCAGCCATATTTTAGTAACCACAAAGCAAATGAAGAACAACATTTCTTTATGTATCTTGATAATTCTTTAAGTACTAGCGCTGTTGGAGAAAAAGGTAATTTACTGCAAATTGCTACTCAAGAAATTATTGAAAACTCAACAGAAAAAACTAAGTATTCTTTACTTACAAACGATCATTTTTATGCTAATAAAACAGCTTCTGAACTAAAAGAAGAGCTGTTAAAAACAACTAATACTGCTAAAAGTAGAGACCTTGCTGATGTTTTTTTAAAAATGACTAGTGAGCATAAGTCTATAACTTCTTCTTCCAAAAACATTGTGATTTCTGATTTTCAAAACATTAAAAAAGAGGAAATTGACAACGCTCCTGAAAATACTTCTTTTGTAAAGTTAGTACCTGAACAAAAAAGCAACATTTCTATTGATAGTGTTTTTGTAGATGATAATGGGGGTTCTAATTTCAACGTACATATTGTTGTTAGAAATCAAGGAAATGCTAAAAATGACATTCCTATTGCCATTTACAATAATGACAAGTTATTGAATAAACAAACCTTTAGTATTGAGGAAAACAAGACTACGGAAGTTACTTTTTCTGTTGTAAAAACTCCAATGTTTTTAGGTAGAATTGCTATTAATTTTAACGACACTTATGGGTTTGATAATTCGTTTTATTTTACCATTAATGCTAACGAAAAAATTAATGTATTAGCAATTGGAGAATCAAATAACTTCTTACAACGGATTTATACCAAAGAAGAATTTAACTTTACTTCTTCTACGCTACAAAATGCCAACTATAATTTGATAGATAAGCAACATCTTATTGTATTAAATGAGTTGGAAAGTATTCATGAAACACTTCTGAATAGTTTAGAAAATTATACTAAAAAAGGTGGAAATCTTGTTATAATTCCCAATAAAGAGTCAGTACTTTCTTCTTATAACAACTTTTTCGGGAAGCTAAATACAGGAAGATTACTTTCTAAAAAGAATGATAGTTTAAAGGTTACTTCGATTAATTATAATCATCCTCTTTTAAAAAATGTTTTCGAAAAGAAGGTAGCTAACTTCCAATATCCGTTTGTAAAAACTTCTTTTAATTCTGAATTTAAGAATGCTAGTAACATTGTTTCTTTTGAAAACAAACAAGGGTTTATTAAACAGATTAATTTACCAAATGCTTCTATGTATTGGGTAGCAGCTCCTCTAAATAAAGACAATAGTAATTTTACAAACTCTCCTTTAATTGTTCCTGTTTTTTATAACATAGGAAAACAGAGTTTACAACTTTCTGAATTGTATTATACCATAGACAAACAAAATACTATTGATATTGATAAACAGCTAGGGAAAGATGAAGTTTTAAATATTGTTACTAATAAAGGTTCTTTTATTCCTTTGCAACAAACTTTTCAAAACAAAACGCGTATCACAACCAAAGATCAACCTTTAGTTGCCGGCTTTTATCAAATACAACAAGGAAATAATGTGCTTAGAAATGTTGCTTTTAATTATAACAAAAGTGAAAGTGCCTTAGATTTTTTAACATTTTCTGAAGCTAATGATATGACTATATCTACTTCAGTTAAAAACACCTTGGAAAATATTAATGATGAAAACAAAATTCAATGGCTTTGGAAATGGTTTTTGGGCTTAGCTATTGTATCTTTGCTTTTAGAAATTTTGATTTTAAAATTCTTTAAACCATGA